The Anaeromyxobacter sp. Fw109-5 genomic interval GCCGCCGCTCCGCGAGGCGATGCGCGCGGGGCGCGTCTCCTACGAGAAGGCGCGGATCGTCGCCGAGCAGGCCGACGACAAGACCGTCGAGGAGTGGCTCCGCCGGGCGGAGGGAACCACCTGCATCGCGCTGCGGCGCGAGAGCGAGACGGAGCGTGAAGTGCAGATGTGCGCGCGGGGAGAGCTGGACCTGCGCATGCCCCGCCGGGTCGCCTCGCTGCTGGAGGCGGCCGTCCGCGCCGCGCGCGCGGCGTCCGACCGCTGGCTCAAGGCGGGAGAGTGCCTCGAGCGGGTGGCGGAGCACTTCCTCGAGACCTGGAAGGATGCGCCCGCGGAGCGAAGCACGCCGCAGAGACGCGCGATGGCGCGCGACGGCGAGCTCTGCCAGGTGCCGGGCTGCAGCAGGGCGGCGGTCCACGCGCATCACGTCGTCTATCGCTCGCGCGGCGGCAGCGACGACCCCGCGAACCTCACCTCCCTCTGCGCGGTCCATCACCTCCGCGGCGTGCACCGCGGGTACCTGCGTGTTCGGGGCCAGGCGCCGGACCGGCTGAGCTGGACCGTCAGCGTGCTCCGCTCGCGCTGAGCCCGTCGAAGGGGCGAGCGGGAGGAAACCCGGTCAGCGGGCCCGCCCCCTCGCCACTCACGCGACGCGCACTAGCCGGCTCCGTACTGCTTCTCGTAGTACGCGAGGTACTCGCCGGAGATGATCCGCTCCCACCACGGCCGGCGCTCCACGTACCAGCGCACCGTCGCCGCGAGCGCCTCCTCGAACCGGTGGCGCGGCGCCCAGCCGAGCACCGTCCGCGCCTTGGTCGAGTCGATGGCGTAGCGACGGTCGTGCCCCGGCCGGTCGGCCACGTGCTGGATGAGCGACTCGGGCTTCCCGACGAGCCGCAGCACCTGCTTCACGACGTCGAGGTTGTGCCGCTCGCTCGACGCGCCCAGGTTGTAGACCTGCCCGCTCTCGCCCTTCTCCAGCGCGGCGAGGAGCCCGCGGCAGTGATCCTCCACGTGGATCCAGTCGCGCACGTGCAGGCCGTCGCCGTACACCGGCAGCGGCAGGTCCCGCAGCGCGTTGGCGATCGCGAGCGGGATGAGCTTCTCCGGGAACTGGTAGGGGCCGTAGTTGTTCGAGCAGCGCGTGACCACCACCGGCAGCTCGAACGTGCGCGCGTAGGCGAGCGCGAGCAGGTCGCTCGAGGCCTTCGAGGCGGAGTACGGCGAGGAGGGGTCGAGCGGCGTCTCCTCCGTGAACAGGCCGCTCGGGCCGAGGGAGCCGTACACCTCGTCGGTGGAGACGTGGACGAAGCGCCTCACCCCGAGCTCGCGCGCCGCCTCGAGCAGCACCTGCGTGCCGCGCACGTTCGTCTCGATGAACACGGGCGGCGACAGGATCGAGCGATCGACGTGGCTCTCGGCGGCGAGGTGCAGCACCGCGTCGATCCTCTCCGTCTCGAGCACGTCGGCGACGAGCTCGCCGTTGCAGATGTCCCCCCGCACGAAGCGGTAGCGCGCGTGCCCGTCGAGCTCCGCCAGGTTCTCGGCGTTCCCGGCGTAGGTGAGGGCGTCGAGGTTGACGACGCGCCACCCCGGCCGCTCGACGAGCAGGAGGCGGACGAGGTTCGCGCCGATGAACCCGGAGCCGCCGGTGACGAGGACGTTCACTTCGATGCTCCAGTCAGGCCGTCTCGCCGTGTGGACGTGGCGTGTCGGCGCGGACCATACCTCTCGGCAGATCTCCCAGCCAGGCACGCTCGCCCGGCCGGTCTCGCGGCAGCGCCCCGGGCCGCCCGCTCGCTCGTTCCGGGGCCAGGCTGGGTCTGGTACAACCGGGCTCCGCCATGACGTCCCTATCGGTCCTCGTCCCCGTCTACAACGAGCAGCACCTCGTCGCGGCCTCCCTCGAGCGGCTCCGGGTCCTCGAGACCTCGCCGCACCTCGAGCGCGTGCAGGTGGTCGTCGTGAACGACTGCTCCAAGGACGGCACCAGCGGCGTGCTGCGGGCGTTCGCGGCGGAGCGGGGGATCGCGTGGCAGGAGGACGGCCCGCTCGCCGACGGCGTGCGGCTCCGCGGCCACGGGCGGACCGGCAAGATCGAGTGGGCCTTCCTCGAGCACGTCGTGAACGGCGGGAAGGGCGCCGCGATCCGCACGGCCCTCGCCGAGGCCGACGGCGAGATCTCGGTCATCCACGAC includes:
- the rfbB gene encoding dTDP-glucose 4,6-dehydratase, translated to MNVLVTGGSGFIGANLVRLLLVERPGWRVVNLDALTYAGNAENLAELDGHARYRFVRGDICNGELVADVLETERIDAVLHLAAESHVDRSILSPPVFIETNVRGTQVLLEAARELGVRRFVHVSTDEVYGSLGPSGLFTEETPLDPSSPYSASKASSDLLALAYARTFELPVVVTRCSNNYGPYQFPEKLIPLAIANALRDLPLPVYGDGLHVRDWIHVEDHCRGLLAALEKGESGQVYNLGASSERHNLDVVKQVLRLVGKPESLIQHVADRPGHDRRYAIDSTKARTVLGWAPRHRFEEALAATVRWYVERRPWWERIISGEYLAYYEKQYGAG